The Populus trichocarpa isolate Nisqually-1 chromosome 11, P.trichocarpa_v4.1, whole genome shotgun sequence genome has a segment encoding these proteins:
- the LOC7470945 gene encoding F-box protein At3g07870, protein MRKLKKTASVGSKRRRTAKPPGSSSSSSTEQSKCLVAELPNALIIDILSRLPIRPLLNCKSVCKTWLHLMSDPSFVRLHLERSPTTLLIQKTPFERKESTEMLLVEIVEEDISKPFYIEIIRLFPTKNFPDTDVRILNSCNGLLCLYEDSGDKSDMMVHVCNPVLGEYIDIPVVNTDKKFEHHLAFGFSSVSNQYKVLQTFYPEKDLTAAPCLAEIYTVGTGQWRSIGNASFRLQSLDANAFLHDSIHWIEYRSNSIGFVSAFDFVSEQFKLVALPPASQIHDGMGRCYPSSVGVIKGCLFMTNGVCIENEKFEIWVMEEYGIKESWTKKFVLSNLEVQHYVSYQPLYFLSSGEILICEDDESIGVYVPKLERIHEAKFYKGKDCFLVTAHNPSFVSLQDIAKGEELTVLRKSLNSAAAAISDNQNVRVDSCP, encoded by the exons ATGAGAAAGCTAAAGAAAACAGCCTCCGTGGGTTCGAAAAGAAGGAGAACAGCAAAACCACCAGGaagtagtagtagtagcagcACAGAACAATCCAAATGTTTAGTGGCTGAGCTGCCCAATGCTTTGATAATAGACATCCTATCAAGATTGCCCATCAGGCCCCTACTCAACTGTAAGTCTGTCTGCAAAACTTGGCTTCATTTAATGTCAGACCCTTCTTTTGTCAGGCTCCATCTGGAAAGATCACCCACTACTCTCTTGATTCAGAAGACACCCTTTGAACGTAAAGAAAGTACAGAGATGTTACTTGTTGAGATAGTTGAAGAAGACATCAGTAAAcctttttatattgaaatcatCAGGTTGTTTCCCACCAAAAACTTTCCTGATACTGATGttagaattttaaattcttgCAATGGGTTGCTTTGCTTGTATGAAGATTCTGGAGACAAATCTGATATGATGGTTCATGTTTGTAATCCAGTGTTAGGGGAGTACATAGATATCCCAGTAGTTAATACTGACAAAAAATTTGAACATCACCTTGCTTTTGGATTCAGTTCGGTGAGTAATCAATACAAAGTGCTACAGACATTTTATCCTGAGAAAGACTTAACTGCTGCTCCATGTCTGGCAGAAATATACACGGTGGGTACTGGACAATGGAGAAGCATTGGAAATGCTTCTTTCAGACTTCAATCTCTGGACGCCAATGCTTTTTTGCATGATTCAATTCATTGGATTGAATATAGATCTAACAGTATCGGGTTTGTTTCTGCCTTTGATTTTGTGTCGGAGCAGTTTAAGCTGGTGGCCTTACCTCCTGCTTCTCAAATACATGATGGCATGGGGAGGTGCTATCCTTCATCTGTCGGAGTTATAAAAGGTTGCCTATTCATGACTAATGGTGTGTGTATTGAAAATGAGAAATTTGAGATATGGGTCATGGAAGAGTATGGCATCAAGGAGTCTTGGACCAAAAAGTTTGTGCTTTCAAACTTAGAAGTACAACATTATGTCTCTTACCAACCCTTATATTTCTTGAGCTCTGGGGAAATCTTGATATGTGAAGATGATGAAAGTATCGGCGTTTATGTCCCAAAATTGGAGAGAATTCATGAGGCAAAATTCTATAAGGGAAAAGACTGCTTTCTTGTGACCGCCCACAACCCGAGTTTTGTGTCACTCCAAGATATTGCGAAAGGAGAAGAACTTACGGTGTTAAG GAAATCTTTAAACAGCGCAGCAGCAGCCATTTCTGACAATCAAAATGTTCGTGTGGATAGTTGCCCTTAG
- the LOC18103432 gene encoding probable folate-biopterin transporter 4 isoform X2 — MRIKEICFFFGVRKMIEWVKQLNKAFGASFVWLICLIYFTQGFRSFVWTAVSYQLKDNLKLSPSASQFVSSIAFFPWSIKPLYGILSDCIPIKGRKRIPYLVIATLLSLVPWPMLGIDSNLRSSQWHLTVLLTVQNLGSAMADVVVDAMIAEAVRSERASFAGDLQSISWLSMAVGGIWGSLLGGYALTNLQIDKIFLLFSVLPAIQLLSCGLVGENSADSKVSHDSANSSNSHPVNGNGNILDEDNILLKKSSASATRRKRSQKNGNKRASMRTKSLIPEKGNSLISHWFHSLKTATYSLLRAFRQPVILRPMAWFFLAQITVPNLSTVMFYYQTEVLNLDASFLGTARVVGWLGLMLGTFTYNRYLKTMKLRKILLWAHVGLSLLTLLDVILVSRVNLAYGVSDKIMVVFGSALSDAVNQFKLMPFLILSGQLCPPGIEGTLFALFMSINNLGSTLGSFVGAGLASILNLSSGSFDNLGLGIAMQVLCTFIPIAFLFLIPKEATGISA, encoded by the exons ATGAGAATtaaagagatttgttttttttttggggttcgAAAGATGATAGAATGGGTAAAGCAGCTGAACAAGGCATTTGGGGCTTCATTTGTATGGCTTATTTGCTTGATTTACTTCACTCag GGTTTTAGATCCTTTGTATGGACAGCAGTTTCGTATCAGCTAAAAGACAATCTTAAGCTGTCACCATCAGCCTCACAATTCGTGTCTTCAATAGCATTTTTCCCGTGGAGCATAAAGCCATTATACGg AATTTTGTCTGATTGCATCCCgataaaaggaaggaaaaggatACCATACCTAGTAATTGCAACTCTTCTCTCTCTAGTTCCCTGGCCTATGCTAGGCATAGATTCCAACTTGAGGAGTTCCCAATGGCATCTCACAGTCCTCTTGACAGTGCAGAACCTGGGCTCTGCCATGGCAGATGTTGTGGTTGATGCAATGATTGCTGAGGCAGTAAGATCTGAGAG GGCATCATTTGCTGGAGATCTGCAGTCCATATCTTGGTTGTCAATGGCAGTGGGTGGAATTTGGGGCAGTTTGTTAGGAGGATATGCATTGACCAACTTACAAATAGACAagattttcctccttttttctgTACTGCCAGCCATACAGTTATTATCATGTGGTTTGGTTGGGGAGAATTCTGCAGACAGTAAAGTTTCTCATGACTCTGCCAATTCAAGCAACTCCCATCCAGTGAATGGGAATGGTAATATTTTGGACGAAGATAATATCTTGCTGAAGAAGTCCAGTGCAAGTGCTACAAGAAGAAAGAGGAGCCAAAAGAATGGCAACAAGAGGGCAAGTATGAGAACTAAATCCCTGATACCTGAGAAGGGCAATTCCTTAATATCACATTGGTTCCACTCTCTGAAAACAGCTACTTACAGTTTGTTACGTGCTTTTAGGCAGCCAGTCATTTTGAG ACCAATGGCTTGGTTTTTCCTAGCACAGATTACTGTTCCAAACCTCTCAACAGTCATGTTCTATTACCAGACAGAGGTCTTGAACTTGGATGCATCCTTTTTGGGGACTGCACGTGTTGTTGGATGGTTAGGCCTCATGCTAGGAACCTTCACGTACAATCGCTACTTAAAAACCATGAAACTACGGAAGATTCTCTT GTGGGCTCATGTTGGGTTGTCTTTGTTGACCCTCCTAGATGTAATTTTAGTGTCTCGAGTGAATCTTGCCTATGGAGTTTCAGATAAGATCATGGTTGTCTTCGGATCTGCCCTTTCCGATGCTGTTAATCAATTCAA GTTAATGCCATTCCTTATATTATCTGGACAGTTATGTCCGCCAGGAATTGAAGGAACACTATTTGCCCTCTTTATGTCAATAAACAACTTAGGTTCCACACTGGGATCTTTTGTGGGTGCTGGGTTGGCCTCAATTTTGAAC